In Pseudomonas alcaliphila JAB1, a single window of DNA contains:
- the flgD gene encoding flagellar hook assembly protein FlgD: MSTVNGTSSVLDQYQLKQDAPKSNDLGKNEFLNLLVAQLNNQNPLEPQGNGEFIAQLAQFSQVEGIEKLNTSMGSMLSSFQSSQALQASSLVGRKVIIPSDKAVVDTSESFKASTVLPVSSSNVYVNVYDNASGALVTRINLGQQEAGNVSFIWDGKNSDGEVMPPGTYKFEAQATYGDETKGLYTLLPANVDSVTLGGNELLLNLAGLGSVPLSSVQVIGQ; this comes from the coding sequence ATGAGCACCGTAAACGGCACTAGCTCAGTACTGGATCAGTACCAGCTCAAACAGGACGCACCGAAGAGCAATGACCTCGGCAAGAACGAGTTCCTTAACTTGCTGGTGGCCCAACTCAACAACCAGAACCCGCTGGAGCCTCAGGGTAACGGTGAGTTCATCGCCCAGTTGGCGCAATTCAGCCAGGTCGAAGGGATCGAGAAGCTCAACACCAGCATGGGCTCGATGCTTTCCAGCTTCCAGTCTTCGCAGGCGTTGCAGGCGTCTTCTCTGGTCGGCCGCAAAGTCATTATTCCGAGCGATAAGGCTGTGGTCGATACCAGCGAGAGCTTCAAAGCTAGTACCGTGCTTCCGGTTAGCAGCAGCAATGTGTATGTCAACGTCTATGACAACGCTTCCGGTGCGCTGGTGACGCGTATCAATCTTGGGCAGCAGGAAGCCGGCAATGTCAGTTTTATCTGGGATGGCAAGAATAGCGATGGTGAAGTGATGCCTCCGGGGACATACAAGTTCGAAGCGCAAGCCACCTACGGCGATGAGACCAAGGGGCTTTACACCCTGCTGCCGGCCAACGTCGACAGCGTCACCCTTGGTGGTAACGAGTTGCTATTGAATCTCGCGGGCCTTGGAAGCGTTCCGCTCTCCAGCGTTCAGGTCATCGGCCAGTAA
- the flgL gene encoding flagellar hook-associated protein FlgL, which translates to MRISTVQAFNNGVNGLQRNYASVIRTQEQISTGNRILTPADDPVASVRLLQLEQQQGVLNQHKENLTAANNSLQQEEVTLDSINTVLLRVRDLLVEAGNGSRAQVDRGSIAAELAEREKELLGLMNTRNARGEYIFSGFQGKTQPFVVQPDGSYAYAGDDGQRELQIASSLQIAISDSGRSLFESGRNAARVSIAPDDGTLSGGLVDDEVSFARFPAGGIRLEFNDPADPLNYELIPVDENGVDGTAIPGRLTEDEDTLVRYQGVAFHVNGTPAPGAVFTVSPPDNDPATAPVNKIGILDTIAAARKALEEAPDTLEGNRQMRDAVALGLTNLDNGMTVLDQGRGQIGARLNVIESSLTDNEDVTLVNKSVQAELRELDYAEALSRLSFQSIILEAAQQSYVKIAGLNLFNQM; encoded by the coding sequence ATGCGCATCTCCACTGTCCAGGCGTTCAACAACGGCGTAAACGGCTTGCAGCGTAACTACGCGAGTGTGATCCGTACCCAGGAACAGATCAGCACTGGCAATCGCATCCTGACCCCGGCGGACGATCCGGTGGCCTCGGTGCGCCTGTTACAGTTGGAGCAGCAGCAGGGCGTGCTCAATCAGCACAAGGAAAACCTCACTGCAGCGAATAACAGCCTGCAGCAGGAAGAAGTCACTCTTGACTCGATCAATACCGTCCTGCTGCGAGTTCGAGACCTGCTGGTGGAGGCGGGCAACGGCTCGCGCGCTCAGGTTGATCGCGGGTCCATCGCTGCTGAGCTGGCCGAGCGCGAAAAGGAACTGCTGGGCCTGATGAACACCCGCAACGCCAGGGGTGAATACATATTTTCCGGTTTCCAGGGCAAGACGCAGCCCTTCGTCGTTCAACCTGACGGCAGTTATGCCTATGCCGGCGACGACGGCCAGCGTGAATTGCAGATCGCCAGCTCCCTGCAGATCGCTATCAGCGACAGCGGGCGTTCATTGTTCGAAAGTGGGCGCAACGCCGCTCGTGTGAGCATTGCACCTGACGATGGCACGTTAAGTGGTGGGCTGGTCGACGACGAGGTTTCATTCGCCCGATTCCCTGCTGGAGGTATCCGGCTCGAGTTCAACGACCCTGCTGATCCGCTGAATTACGAGCTGATTCCGGTGGATGAGAACGGCGTTGATGGCACGGCGATTCCGGGCCGGCTCACTGAAGATGAAGACACCTTGGTGCGATATCAGGGCGTAGCTTTCCATGTGAATGGCACGCCAGCGCCGGGCGCGGTGTTCACAGTCTCCCCTCCGGATAATGATCCGGCTACCGCGCCAGTCAACAAGATAGGCATCCTCGACACCATCGCCGCCGCGCGCAAGGCGCTGGAGGAGGCGCCCGACACGTTGGAGGGTAACCGTCAGATGCGTGACGCTGTTGCCTTGGGGCTCACCAACCTCGACAACGGAATGACCGTGCTCGATCAGGGGCGCGGTCAGATTGGCGCAAGGCTCAACGTCATCGAGTCTAGCTTGACGGACAACGAAGATGTCACGCTGGTCAACAAGTCCGTCCAGGCTGAGTTGCGTGAGCTGGATTATGCTGAGGCGCTGTCGCGACTGTCGTTCCAGTCGATCATTCTGGAAGCAGCGCAGCAGAGCTATGTGAAGATTGCCGGGTTGAATCTGTTCAATCAGATGTAG
- a CDS encoding flagellar hook protein FlgE gives MSFNIGLSGLRAATKDLNVTGNNIANAGTAGFKQSRAEFGDVYAASMLGGGSMPQGSGVLLSGISQLFNQGNVNYTQNVLDLAINGNGFFQVSNNGSLSYTRAGYFGTDREGFITDNFGYNLQGYLVDGNGVLQPGVVGDLRVDSANQEPRATSTAAQSFNLNSRLNEPINTPFSPADPTTYNSSTSFNVYDTQGNAHVFSQYFVKTGPNEWRMDVLIDGAHPKAGDANLAARDALQGGGTPASVLAAALGALEDPSDFRSRIDAQVTPMLSAVPAPTSQDILAAISRVGNSSPISVEMGFNAAGKLQPLGASANVYDPNANPAPPLTADHFWMLNEDGTLTLRSSQWTPSNLSGDPAIPVGNGAQAHVDGMRLDVRNATQYSSSFAVNSVVQDGYTTGELAGLEIDENGMIFGRYTNGQSRVQGQLILADFANVQGLTPVGKTQWVQSLASGEPVRNPPRSGTLGAVQSGAIEDSNVELSDQLVNLIVAQRNYQANAKTIETESAITQTIINLR, from the coding sequence ATGTCTTTCAATATTGGTCTTAGCGGCTTGCGCGCTGCCACCAAGGATCTCAATGTCACCGGCAACAACATTGCCAACGCTGGTACCGCGGGCTTCAAGCAGTCGCGCGCCGAGTTCGGTGATGTCTATGCCGCCTCCATGCTGGGCGGTGGGAGCATGCCGCAGGGGAGTGGGGTGCTGCTGTCGGGGATCTCGCAGTTGTTCAACCAGGGCAACGTCAACTACACGCAGAACGTGTTGGATCTGGCGATCAACGGCAATGGCTTCTTCCAGGTCAGCAACAACGGGTCGCTGAGTTACACCCGTGCAGGCTATTTCGGTACCGATCGAGAGGGTTTCATCACCGATAACTTCGGCTACAACCTTCAGGGTTATCTGGTCGATGGTAATGGTGTGCTGCAGCCTGGCGTTGTCGGTGACCTGCGTGTCGATAGCGCCAACCAAGAGCCTCGCGCGACTTCTACTGCCGCGCAGAGCTTCAACCTGAACTCGCGCCTGAACGAGCCAATCAATACTCCATTCAGCCCGGCCGACCCGACTACCTACAACTCGTCTACGTCGTTCAACGTATACGACACGCAGGGTAACGCCCACGTATTTTCTCAGTACTTCGTCAAGACCGGGCCAAATGAATGGCGCATGGACGTACTGATCGACGGCGCGCACCCCAAGGCGGGGGATGCCAACCTGGCGGCCCGTGACGCGCTGCAGGGTGGTGGTACCCCGGCCAGTGTGCTTGCGGCGGCTCTTGGCGCGCTGGAGGATCCCTCAGACTTTCGCAGTCGTATCGATGCGCAGGTCACGCCGATGCTGTCAGCGGTTCCTGCTCCGACTTCCCAGGATATCCTGGCGGCCATCTCCCGGGTCGGTAACAGCTCGCCGATTTCGGTCGAGATGGGTTTCAACGCCGCTGGCAAATTGCAGCCTCTCGGCGCTTCGGCCAACGTTTATGACCCCAACGCAAACCCTGCGCCTCCGCTGACTGCCGACCACTTCTGGATGCTCAATGAGGATGGCACGTTGACCTTGCGCAGCAGTCAATGGACTCCATCGAACCTTTCAGGTGATCCGGCGATTCCTGTTGGCAATGGTGCGCAGGCTCATGTGGACGGTATGCGTCTGGATGTTCGCAATGCCACTCAGTATTCCAGCAGTTTTGCGGTCAACAGTGTGGTGCAGGACGGCTATACCACTGGCGAATTGGCAGGCCTGGAGATCGATGAGAATGGCATGATCTTCGGGCGCTACACCAATGGTCAGTCCAGGGTGCAGGGGCAACTGATCCTCGCTGATTTTGCCAATGTGCAGGGGCTGACTCCGGTAGGTAAGACGCAGTGGGTGCAATCGTTGGCTTCGGGTGAGCCCGTTCGTAACCCGCCGCGCTCGGGAACTCTGGGGGCAGTGCAGTCAGGTGCGATTGAAGACTCCAACGTCGAGCTGTCGGACCAATTGGTGAATCTGATCGTGGCCCAGCGCAACTACCAGGCCAACGCCAAGACCATCGAAACCGAAAGCGCCATTACCCAGACCATCATCAACCTGCGTTGA
- a CDS encoding adenylyltransferase/cytidyltransferase family protein, translating into MSKTVITYGTFDMFHIGHLRLFKRMRTLGERVIVAVSTDEFNALKGKKALVPYEERRELVEAIQYVDLVIPECTWEQKESDIVNYAVDTFVMGSDWSGYFDYLLPLCDVLYLERTPGVSSSLFRNM; encoded by the coding sequence ATGAGCAAAACGGTGATTACTTATGGAACCTTCGATATGTTCCATATTGGCCATCTGCGCCTGTTCAAGCGTATGCGCACGCTGGGTGAGCGCGTCATCGTGGCTGTTTCCACAGATGAGTTCAACGCGCTGAAGGGTAAGAAGGCTTTGGTGCCCTATGAGGAGCGCCGGGAGCTCGTCGAGGCGATACAGTACGTTGATCTAGTAATCCCTGAGTGCACCTGGGAGCAGAAGGAAAGTGACATAGTTAATTACGCCGTCGACACTTTTGTAATGGGAAGTGATTGGAGCGGATATTTTGACTATTTGCTCCCGCTCTGTGATGTTTTATATCTGGAAAGGACACCTGGGGTTTCTTCCAGCCTGTTTCGTAATATGTAG
- the flgG gene encoding flagellar basal-body rod protein FlgG, which yields MLPALWVSKTGLSAQDMNLTTISNNLANVATTGFKRDRAEFEDLLYQIRRQPGGQSSQDSELPSGLQLGTGVRVVGTQKIFTAGSLQTTEQPLDMAVNGRGFFQILQPDGTVSYTRDGSFHLNSDGQIVTSQGFALEPAIVLPNEVRTFTVGEDGTVSVTTTGNPQPQIIGNIQLADFVNPAGLEAIGNNLFLETGSSGAPQVGNPGLNGLGATLQNTLENSNVSVVEELVNMITTQRAYEMNSKVISTADQMLSFVTQNL from the coding sequence ATGCTTCCGGCACTGTGGGTCAGCAAGACCGGTTTGTCCGCTCAGGACATGAACCTGACCACCATTTCCAACAACCTGGCCAACGTCGCCACCACCGGCTTCAAGCGTGATCGCGCCGAGTTCGAGGATCTGCTCTATCAGATCCGTCGTCAGCCAGGTGGCCAGTCCAGCCAGGACAGCGAGTTGCCCTCAGGTTTGCAGCTCGGCACCGGTGTGCGCGTGGTGGGTACGCAGAAGATCTTCACCGCTGGCAGTCTGCAAACGACCGAGCAGCCGCTGGACATGGCGGTCAATGGCCGTGGTTTCTTCCAGATCCTGCAGCCCGACGGCACCGTTTCCTATACCCGTGACGGCAGCTTTCACCTGAATTCCGATGGGCAGATCGTCACCTCCCAGGGGTTTGCCCTGGAACCGGCGATCGTCCTGCCGAACGAAGTGCGCACCTTCACCGTCGGTGAAGATGGCACTGTCTCGGTGACCACCACCGGCAATCCGCAGCCGCAGATCATCGGCAATATCCAGCTGGCCGACTTCGTCAACCCTGCGGGCCTGGAAGCCATCGGTAACAACCTGTTCCTGGAGACCGGTTCCAGTGGCGCGCCGCAGGTGGGCAACCCGGGTCTCAATGGCCTTGGCGCCACGCTGCAGAACACCCTGGAAAACTCCAACGTCAGCGTGGTGGAGGAGTTGGTGAACATGATCACCACCCAGCGCGCTTACGAGATGAACTCCAAGGTGATTTCCACCGCTGATCAGATGCTGTCGTTCGTGACGCAGAACCTCTGA
- the flgK gene encoding flagellar hook-associated protein FlgK: MADLLSIGLSGLSATKTSLTVTGHNITNVNTPGYSRQDTTQATRTPQFSGAGYIGSGTSLTDIRRTYSEFLTSQLRSSTALSADVKSYLSQISQLDSLLAGSTTGVTPSLQKFFAAAQTAAEDPANIPARQLVLSEAEGLARRFNTLYDRLASQNEFANKQMQVVSEQVNRLAGSVGQLNQAIALASSAGAPPNDLLDARDEAVRQLSEYIGVTVVPQDDNSYNLFIGSGQPLVVGNTANRLEAVSGRSDPTRFDIDFVSGGSRQSITTQITGGELGGLIRYREEVLDSSFNALGRMAIAVSEEVNSQLGQGLDLKGNVGASLFKDLNSPALMSQRVRAFSDNISQVSGGLSIDNSRVLHASDYRLEFDGTNYKARRLSDNADITVDASNFPELRFSDSAGRDQGFSVTLSGTPFAGDRLLLQPTRNGAFDIGAQLDQPDQLAFAAPLRGEANQQNRGTGQIGQPAIKAVLDPANPPVGFPNDGFVSDPLQQANISAFGQLSMRYDETAGELVFQTPLPAGMSITTAPPASVPLTSLPVVPGQNNTLSFAVQVTVGGVTQSYTVEQSFSGRPQDGDSFSLGLNDKGVSDNRNALELANLQNRAVVGVSSGAAGNIGMSFSDSYGELVERVGTLTAQARMDDDATSTILKQATDNRDSLSGVNLDEEAANLIKFQQYYQASAQIIQTARSLFDTLIGAFR; encoded by the coding sequence ATGGCTGATCTATTGAGCATCGGTTTGTCGGGGCTCTCGGCAACCAAAACCTCGCTGACGGTAACCGGTCACAACATCACCAACGTCAATACGCCTGGCTACTCTCGCCAGGACACGACGCAGGCGACCCGTACACCACAGTTCAGTGGGGCTGGTTATATCGGCTCGGGTACCTCCCTTACGGATATTCGTCGAACCTACAGTGAGTTTCTCACCTCTCAGCTCCGTAGCAGCACTGCGTTGAGTGCTGACGTGAAGTCCTATCTGAGCCAGATCAGCCAGCTTGATTCTCTGTTGGCCGGCTCCACGACGGGTGTCACGCCATCCTTGCAGAAGTTCTTCGCCGCCGCTCAAACGGCTGCTGAAGATCCTGCCAATATTCCGGCGCGGCAGCTGGTGTTATCCGAAGCCGAAGGTCTGGCGAGGCGCTTCAATACGCTTTACGACCGCTTGGCCAGCCAGAACGAATTCGCCAACAAGCAGATGCAGGTCGTCAGTGAGCAGGTCAACCGCTTGGCGGGTTCGGTAGGCCAGCTTAACCAGGCAATTGCGTTGGCGTCCTCTGCGGGAGCTCCGCCCAACGATTTGCTCGATGCGCGAGATGAGGCGGTAAGGCAGCTATCTGAATACATTGGCGTCACGGTCGTGCCGCAGGACGATAACAGCTACAACCTGTTCATTGGCAGTGGTCAGCCATTGGTGGTCGGTAACACCGCCAACCGCTTGGAAGCTGTATCGGGGCGCTCCGATCCTACGCGTTTTGACATCGACTTCGTCAGCGGTGGCTCGCGCCAGTCGATTACCACGCAGATTACCGGCGGTGAGCTGGGTGGGCTGATTCGCTATCGTGAAGAAGTGCTGGACTCGAGCTTCAACGCTCTCGGTCGGATGGCTATCGCGGTTAGCGAGGAGGTCAACAGTCAGCTCGGGCAGGGGCTGGATCTGAAGGGGAATGTGGGCGCCAGTCTGTTCAAGGATCTCAATAGCCCTGCATTGATGTCTCAGCGCGTGCGCGCCTTTTCAGACAACATTTCTCAAGTCAGCGGCGGTTTGTCGATAGACAACAGCCGTGTACTGCACGCCAGTGACTATCGCCTGGAGTTCGACGGCACCAACTATAAGGCGCGCCGGCTCAGCGACAACGCAGATATCACCGTTGATGCCAGTAACTTTCCCGAGCTTCGCTTTAGTGACAGCGCCGGTCGCGACCAAGGCTTCAGCGTTACCCTGAGTGGAACTCCATTTGCCGGCGACCGTTTACTGCTGCAGCCGACGCGTAACGGGGCATTCGATATCGGGGCGCAGCTGGATCAACCTGATCAGCTGGCTTTTGCGGCGCCACTACGCGGTGAGGCCAATCAGCAAAACCGGGGAACTGGGCAAATAGGGCAGCCTGCTATCAAGGCAGTTCTGGATCCAGCGAACCCGCCTGTCGGCTTCCCCAATGACGGCTTCGTCTCCGACCCCTTGCAGCAGGCCAACATAAGCGCTTTCGGCCAGTTGAGCATGCGTTACGACGAGACGGCCGGCGAACTGGTCTTCCAGACTCCGCTGCCGGCGGGCATGAGCATCACGACGGCACCGCCAGCTTCGGTGCCACTTACTTCGTTGCCAGTAGTACCGGGTCAGAACAACACATTGTCATTCGCCGTGCAGGTCACGGTAGGTGGGGTTACCCAGAGCTACACCGTCGAACAGAGCTTCAGTGGTCGTCCTCAGGACGGCGACAGCTTCAGTTTGGGGCTTAACGACAAAGGCGTTTCCGATAACCGCAACGCTCTGGAGCTGGCCAATCTGCAGAACCGTGCGGTGGTGGGGGTGAGCTCTGGTGCTGCAGGAAATATCGGTATGAGTTTTTCCGACTCATACGGAGAACTGGTGGAGCGAGTCGGCACCCTGACCGCCCAGGCCCGCATGGATGATGATGCGACCAGCACTATCCTCAAGCAGGCCACAGATAACCGCGACTCACTTTCAGGCGTCAACCTGGACGAGGAAGCGGCCAATCTCATCAAGTTTCAGCAGTATTACCAGGCATCGGCACAAATCATTCAAACTGCGCGCAGTCTGTTCGATACATTGATAGGTGCTTTCCGCTAA
- a CDS encoding flagellar basal body rod protein FlgF codes for MDKMLYVSMTGAQNNTLALRAHANNLANVSTSGFRRDFEQARSMPLFGETHPARVFAMSERPATDFRPGSLQETGRDLDVAIGGKGWIAVQTPDGSEAYVRTASLNIDALGVLRTGNGLPVMGNAGPIAVPPEQKVEIGQDGTISIRALGEDPNVLAEVDRIKLVNPDPKSMEKGTDGLIRVKGQPEIEADATVQVTSGFLEASNVNAVEEMTAILSLSRQFELSVKMMRTAEDNSSAMARVLQIS; via the coding sequence ATGGACAAGATGCTGTACGTCTCCATGACCGGAGCGCAGAACAACACACTGGCTCTGCGCGCCCACGCCAATAACCTGGCGAACGTTTCCACCTCGGGTTTTCGTCGCGATTTCGAGCAGGCGCGCTCCATGCCGCTGTTCGGTGAGACCCATCCGGCGCGCGTGTTCGCCATGAGCGAACGCCCGGCTACGGATTTTCGCCCCGGTTCGCTGCAGGAAACCGGTCGTGACCTTGATGTTGCCATTGGTGGCAAGGGCTGGATCGCCGTGCAAACGCCCGATGGCAGCGAGGCCTACGTACGTACTGCCAGCCTGAATATCGATGCCCTGGGCGTGCTGCGTACCGGCAATGGTTTGCCGGTCATGGGCAATGCCGGGCCGATTGCCGTGCCGCCGGAGCAGAAGGTGGAGATTGGCCAGGACGGCACCATCAGCATTCGTGCGCTTGGTGAAGATCCCAACGTATTGGCTGAAGTCGACCGTATCAAGCTGGTCAACCCTGATCCGAAAAGCATGGAGAAGGGCACCGATGGCCTGATCCGCGTCAAGGGCCAGCCCGAGATAGAGGCCGATGCGACCGTTCAGGTGACGTCGGGTTTCCTCGAGGCGAGCAACGTCAACGCCGTTGAAGAGATGACCGCCATCCTCTCCCTGTCCCGTCAGTTCGAGCTGTCGGTGAAGATGATGCGCACCGCCGAGGACAACTCGTCGGCCATGGCGCGGGTTTTGCAAATTAGCTAA
- a CDS encoding flagellar basal body P-ring protein FlgI translates to MLLCLLMSLPTQAERLKDLASIQGVRSNQLIGYGLVVGLNGSGDQTTQTPFTVQTFNNMLAQFGIKVPPGGNVQLKNVAAVSVHADLPAFAKPGQTIDITISSIGNAKSLRGGSLLMTPLKGIDGNVYAIAQGNLVVGGFDASGADGSRITVNVPSAGRIPGGATVERPVPSGFDQGNYLTLNLNRPDFTTAKNIVDQINDLLGPGVAQAIDGGSIRVSAPLDPNQRVDYLSILENLQVEAGKAVAKVIINSRTGTIVIGQDVKVQPAAVTHGSLTVTITEDPIVSQPEAFSGGQTAVVPRSRVGAEEEAKPMFKFGPGTSLDEIVRAVNQVGAAPSDLMAILEALKQAGALQADLIVI, encoded by the coding sequence ATGTTGTTGTGCCTGCTGATGAGCTTGCCGACCCAGGCCGAGCGTTTGAAGGATCTGGCGTCGATCCAGGGTGTGCGCAGCAACCAGTTGATCGGTTACGGCCTGGTGGTCGGCCTTAATGGCAGCGGCGACCAGACCACGCAGACCCCCTTTACCGTGCAGACCTTCAACAACATGCTGGCGCAGTTCGGCATCAAGGTGCCGCCAGGTGGCAACGTACAGTTGAAGAACGTCGCGGCCGTATCGGTGCATGCTGATCTACCGGCGTTCGCCAAGCCCGGACAGACCATCGACATCACCATTTCCTCGATTGGTAACGCCAAGAGTCTGCGTGGTGGCAGCCTGCTGATGACGCCGCTCAAGGGCATCGACGGTAACGTCTACGCCATCGCCCAGGGCAACCTGGTGGTCGGTGGTTTCGACGCCAGTGGTGCCGACGGTTCGCGCATCACCGTCAACGTGCCGTCCGCCGGGCGCATCCCTGGCGGGGCTACCGTCGAGCGTCCGGTGCCGAGTGGTTTCGATCAGGGCAATTACCTGACTTTGAACCTCAACCGCCCCGACTTCACCACGGCGAAGAATATCGTCGATCAGATCAACGACCTGCTTGGCCCTGGCGTGGCCCAGGCCATCGATGGCGGCTCGATTCGCGTCAGCGCACCGCTCGACCCGAATCAGCGCGTCGACTATCTGTCGATCCTCGAGAACCTGCAGGTCGAGGCAGGTAAAGCGGTGGCCAAGGTCATCATCAACTCGCGTACCGGCACCATCGTCATTGGCCAGGACGTCAAGGTACAGCCGGCTGCAGTGACGCACGGCAGCCTGACCGTGACCATTACCGAAGACCCCATCGTCAGCCAGCCCGAGGCATTCTCCGGCGGCCAGACCGCCGTGGTGCCGCGCTCTCGCGTGGGCGCCGAGGAAGAGGCCAAACCGATGTTCAAGTTCGGCCCTGGTACCAGCCTGGACGAGATCGTCCGTGCGGTTAACCAGGTGGGTGCAGCGCCCTCCGACCTGATGGCCATCCTGGAGGCGCTCAAGCAAGCCGGCGCCCTTCAGGCCGACCTGATCGTGATCTGA
- the flgJ gene encoding flagellar assembly peptidoglycan hydrolase FlgJ, which yields MDSRLSAGLLAGGKSPIDSGAFTDLDRLNQFKVGGDTEQNIRKVAQEFESLFMNEMLKAMRSANAAFGEGNFMNSNESKTYQDMHDQQLAVTLSKEGRGIGLADVLVRQMSKIKQPSSRPNPFAQIEQPVAAVSKSKADKVATSEGFRDDVALLNRRRLSVPGKLADRLLAGIVPSAAVGEGKTLAGSDWIPAQASAAPKDRGLSLGNSDALTGRRIAQPPLAPGKAAFSSPQEFVATMLPMAEAAAEKIGVDPRYLVAQAALETGWGKSIIRTRDGESSHNLFGIKSHGSWEGESARVLTTEYKGGKAVKEAASFRAYDSYAQSFDDYVSFLQNNGRYEKALNVTENPERFVKELQQAGYATDPNYARKISQIARKMQTYQAIAAADSSTTRT from the coding sequence ATGGATTCTCGACTCTCAGCCGGTCTGCTGGCAGGCGGTAAAAGCCCGATCGACAGTGGCGCCTTCACCGACCTGGACCGCCTCAACCAGTTCAAGGTGGGCGGTGACACCGAGCAGAACATCCGCAAGGTTGCGCAGGAGTTCGAATCGCTGTTCATGAATGAAATGCTCAAGGCCATGCGTTCGGCCAACGCCGCGTTCGGCGAGGGCAACTTCATGAACAGCAACGAGAGCAAGACCTATCAGGACATGCACGACCAGCAACTGGCGGTGACGCTCTCCAAGGAAGGGCGCGGTATCGGTCTGGCTGATGTACTGGTGCGGCAGATGTCGAAGATCAAGCAGCCGTCGAGCCGCCCAAACCCCTTCGCGCAGATCGAGCAACCGGTCGCAGCAGTGAGCAAGTCGAAGGCTGACAAGGTCGCCACTAGCGAAGGCTTCCGTGATGACGTGGCGCTGCTCAATCGCCGGCGCCTCTCCGTGCCGGGCAAACTGGCGGACCGCCTGTTGGCCGGTATCGTGCCATCGGCTGCAGTGGGCGAGGGCAAGACCCTGGCCGGCAGTGACTGGATTCCGGCGCAGGCCAGCGCCGCGCCCAAGGATCGCGGCCTCAGTCTTGGCAATAGCGATGCATTGACGGGCCGTCGTATTGCTCAACCGCCACTGGCGCCGGGCAAAGCTGCATTCAGCTCACCGCAGGAATTTGTCGCCACCATGCTGCCGATGGCGGAAGCCGCTGCCGAGAAGATCGGTGTCGACCCGCGTTACCTGGTGGCCCAGGCCGCTCTGGAAACCGGTTGGGGCAAGTCGATCATCCGCACCCGCGATGGCGAGAGCAGCCACAACCTGTTCGGCATCAAGTCCCATGGTAGCTGGGAGGGCGAATCAGCCCGCGTGCTGACCACGGAATACAAGGGTGGCAAGGCGGTGAAGGAGGCGGCCAGCTTCCGTGCCTATGACTCCTATGCGCAGAGCTTCGACGATTACGTCAGTTTCCTGCAGAACAACGGTCGCTACGAGAAGGCGCTGAACGTCACCGAGAATCCGGAGCGTTTCGTCAAGGAACTGCAGCAGGCTGGCTACGCCACTGATCCGAACTATGCGCGCAAGATTTCGCAGATCGCTCGCAAGATGCAGACCTATCAAGCAATCGCCGCTGCCGACAGTAGCACCACAAGGACTTGA
- the flgH gene encoding flagellar basal body L-ring protein FlgH — protein sequence MNRQILCFPLLAGLLLGSGCVAPTAKPDDPYYAPVLPRTPLPAAQNNGSIYQAGFENGLYDDRKAFRVGDIITITLNERTQASKNANSNIQKDSSANMGVTSLFGSTPSATNPLTGGSMNLGAQFNGEREASGSGQAGQSNSLSGSVTVTVAEVLPNGILVVRGEKWMTLNTGDELVRISGLVRADDITTDNTVSSTRVADARITYSGTGAFADASQPGWLSRFFVSPLWPF from the coding sequence ATGAACCGGCAAATTCTCTGTTTCCCCCTGTTGGCTGGCCTGCTGCTTGGCAGCGGCTGCGTGGCGCCGACAGCCAAGCCGGATGATCCCTATTACGCGCCGGTGTTGCCGCGTACCCCGTTGCCGGCTGCACAGAACAACGGCTCGATCTATCAGGCAGGCTTCGAGAATGGCCTGTATGACGACCGCAAGGCATTTCGTGTCGGTGACATCATTACCATCACCCTGAATGAGCGTACTCAGGCCAGCAAGAACGCCAACAGCAACATCCAGAAGGACAGCAGCGCCAATATGGGCGTGACGTCGCTGTTCGGCTCCACCCCATCGGCGACCAACCCACTGACGGGCGGCAGCATGAATCTCGGCGCTCAGTTCAATGGCGAGCGTGAGGCCAGCGGCTCCGGCCAGGCCGGGCAGAGCAACAGTCTGTCGGGCTCGGTCACCGTTACCGTCGCCGAGGTTCTGCCCAATGGCATCCTGGTGGTGCGGGGCGAGAAATGGATGACCCTTAATACCGGTGATGAGCTGGTACGTATTTCCGGCCTGGTTCGTGCCGACGACATTACGACGGACAACACCGTGTCATCCACCCGCGTTGCCGATGCGCGCATTACTTATTCCGGTACTGGTGCGTTCGCCGATGCCAGTCAGCCGGGCTGGCTGAGCCGCTTCTTTGTCAGCCCGCTGTGGCCGTTCTGA